In the Malus domestica chromosome 16, GDT2T_hap1 genome, one interval contains:
- the LOC103403490 gene encoding D-galacturonate reductase-like, translated as MTPMIVPEVTLSSCDTTMPVIGMGTSSYPKVDPETAKAAILEAIRAGYRHFDTAFVYGSEQDLGEAIAEALRLGLVKSRSELFITTKLFASFAERELVVPAINKSLRNLQLEYVDMYLIHWPFKFGKVVSSMPVEKGVLLPLDIKSVWEGMEECKRLGLARGIGVSNFTSEMIEDLLSIAKIPPALNQLEMNPLWQLKKLREFCKAKGIHVTAYSPLGSSGTKFGGNKVLGSKVLQDIAESKGKTTAQIALRWVYQQGVSLVTKSVNKERMNQNIDIFGWSLTEEELDEISRLPQHKTITFASIMGPHDVVLQIDAGL; from the exons ATGACGCCAATGATAGTTCCTGAGGTAACACTGAGCTCCTGTGACACGACGATGCCAGTGATCGGCATGGGGACTTCATCGTACCCTAAAGTTGACCCTGAAACAGCCAAGGCTGCAATTCTTGAAGCCATCAGAGCGGGCTACCGCCACTTCGACACTGCCTTTGTATACGGGTCAGAGCAAGATCTGGGGGAAGCCATAGCTGAGGCACTGCGTCTTGGACTCGTCAAGTCCAGGAGTGAGCTCTTCATCACCACCAAGCTTTTTGCCAGCTTTGCTGAAAGAGAGCTTGTAGTGCCTGCCATCAACAAGAGTTTAAG GAATCTGCAATTGGAGTATGTGGATATGTACCTAATACATTGGCCCTTCAAATTTGGGAAAGTGGTGAGCTCTATGCCAGTGGAAAAGGGGGTGCTGCTACCCTTAGACATCAAGTCAGTTTGGGAAGGCATGGAAGAATGCAAGAGATTGGGCCTTGCGAGGGGCATTGGCGTGAGTAACTTCACTTCCGAGATGATTGAGGACCTCCTTTCCATCGCCAAAATCCCTCCCGCCCTCAACCAA TTGGAGATGAACCCACTTTGGCAGCTGAAGAAACTGAGGGAGTTCTGTAAGGCAAAGGGCATTCATGTAACGGCCTACTCTCCGTTAGGTTCATCCGGGACTAAATTTGGAGGCAACAAAGTCTTAGGCTCAAAAGTCCTCCAAGACATTGCCGAATCCAAAGGAAAAACAACTGCTCAG ATAGCGTTGAGATGGGTGTACCAGCAAGGGGTGAGCTTGGTAACAAAGAGCGTCAACAAGGAAAGAATGAATCAGAACATTGACATCTTCGGTTGGTCCTTGACTGAGGAGGAATTAGACGAGATTAGTCGTCTTCCTCAACACAAAACAATCACCTTCGCCTCAATTATGGGACCGCATGATGTTGTGCTCCAGATCGATGCTGGATTATGA
- the LOC103403477 gene encoding serine/threonine-protein kinase BRI1-like 2 has product MICTHSHHSLTRTLSKLSSGELKLISTMENFNPVQVFLHLSAILVLVGLHFVSVSTADQQVTPSIKTDAVSLLNFKKMIDTDPNGVLSGWKLGTSPCSWYGVTCSMNRATQLDLSGCFLVGTISFEPLASLDMLSVLNLPSNKFSINSTSLLQLPYALKQLDLSFNALFGVLPETLSSKCPNLVSVNLAFNNLTGPLPKDLLLNSDKLQTLDISYNNLTGSISGLRIEKYSCPSLLQLDLSGNRITGSIPMSLANCTSLKTMSLSTNNVTGEIPRSFGQLGSLQRLDLSHNQITGWIPPELGNACALLVELKLSFNNITGPIPASFSSCSSLELLDLSNNNLTGPLPDSIFQNLTSLQSLVLRNNIISGSLPGSISACKSLQVIDLSSNKISGVIPPDICPGASSLEELRMPDNLIVGEIPAQLSQCSQLKTIDFSLNYLNGSIPAELGKLENLQQLIAWYNGLEGKIPPDLGKCKNLKDLILNNNNLSGGIPVELFSCSNLEWISLTSNQLSGEIPEEFGLLTRLAVLQLGNNSLSGKIPGELGNCSSLVWLDLNSNRLTGEIPPRLGRQIGAKALSGILSGNTLVFVRNVGNSCKGVGGLLEFAGIRPERLQQDPTLRTCDFARLYSGPVLSLFTKYQTLEYLDLSYNQLRGKIPEEMGDMIALQVLELSHNQLSGEIPASLGQLKDLGVFDASHNRLQGHIPDSLENLSFLVQIDLSNNELTGEIPSRGQLSTLPATQYANNPGLCGVPLPDCQSSNDQPSTTPSDQDTGKQSRRPSVASLANSIVVGVLISLASVCVLIVWAIAMRTRRKEAKEVKMLNRLQASHAAWKIDKEKEPLSINVATFQRQLRKLKFSQLIEATNGFSADSLIGCGGFGEVFKATLKDGSSVAIKKLIRLSCQGDREFMAEMETLGKIKHRNLVPLLGYCKIGEERLLVYEFMEYGSLEEMLHGRTKTRDRRMLTWEERKKIARGAAKGLCFLHHNCIPHIIHRDMKSSNVLLDNEMEARVSDFGMARLISALDTHLSVSTLAGTPGYVPPEYYQSFRCTAKGDVYSFGVVLLELVTGKRPTDKEDFGDTNLVGWAKMKVREGKQMEVIDQELLSVTKVTDEAEADEVKEMVRYLGVTLQCVDDFPSKRPNMLQVVAMLRELVPGSASGSSNSA; this is encoded by the coding sequence ATGATATGCACTCACTCACACCACTCACTCACTCGCACTCTCTCTAAATTGTCTTCCGGAGAATTAAAACTTATTTCGACAATGGAGAACTTCAATCCAGTCCAGGTTTTTCTTCATCTGTCTGCAATACTTGTATTGGTAGGActtcactttgtttctgtttccaCAGCTGATCAACAAGTCACTCCATCGATCAAAACCGACGCAGTTTCTCTTCTCAACTTCAAAAAGATGATTGACACGGACCCGAATGGCGTGTTGTCGGGTTGGAAGCTCGGCACCAGCCCATGCAGCTGGTATGGAGTTACATGCTCCATGAACCGAGCAACTCAGCTCGATCTTAGCGGTTGTTTTCTTGTTGGGACAATCTCTTTTGAACCCTTGGCCTCTCTAGACATGCTTTCTGTCTTAAATCTGCCTTCCAATAAATTCAGTATAAACTCAACCTCTTTGCTTCAACTCCCATATGCTCTGAAACAGCTCGATTTATCTTTCAACGCACTTTTCGGTGTTCTTCCTGAGACTCTTTCCTCAAAATGTCCAAATCTTGTCTCTGTGAATCTTGCTTTTAACAACTTAACCGGTCCTCTACCCAAAGATCTCTTGTTGAATTCCGACAAACTTCAAACCCTCGACATCTCTTACAACAATCTAACCGGGTCGATTTCTGGTCTGAGAATTGAGAAGTACTCTTGCCCTTCTTTGTTGCAGCTTGATTTGTCAGGAAACCGTATTACGGGTTCCATTCCTATGTCCTTGGCAAACTGCACCAGTCTCAAAACTATGAGTTTATCGACCAACAATGTGACAGGCGAAATCCCAAGATCGTTTGGGCAACTGGGCAGTCTACAGAGATTGGATCTTTCTCACAATCAGATAACCGGTTGGATACCTCCTGAATTAGGAAATGCATGCGCTCTGCTTGTCGAACTTAAGCTTTCGTTTAACAACATTACCGGCCCAATTCCAGCCTCTTTCTCCTCGTGTTCTTCTCTGGAGCTTCTCGATCTCTCTAACAACAACTTGACAGGTCCCCTACCAGATTCTATCTTTCAGAACCTCACCTCCTTACAGAGCTTGGTGTTGAGGAATAACATCATTTCTGGATCACTTCCGGGTTCCATATCAGCTTGCAAAAGCCTACAGGTTATAGACTTGAGTTCTAATAAAATATCCGGTGTCATCCCACCAGATATATGTCCAGGAGCCTCGTCACTTGAGGAGCTGAGAATGCCGGACAACCTCATTGTGGGCGAAATCCCTGCTCAACTGTCACAATGTTCTCAGCTGAAGACGATCGATTTTAGTTTGAACTATCTCAACGGCTCGATTCCAGCTGAGCTTGGGAAGCTGGAGAATTTGCAGCAGCTAATAGCATGGTACAATGGCTTAGAGGGGAAAATCCCACCAGACTTGGGAAAATGCAAGAATCTCAAGGATCTTATTCTCAATAATAACAATCTGAGTGGTGGAATCCCAGTTGAATTGTTCAGCTGCAGCAACCTTGAATGGATATCACTCACAAGCAATCAACTCAGTGGTGAAATCCCAGAGGAATTTGGCCTATTGACACGACTGGCGGTTCTACAACTTGGGAACAATAGCTTGAGTGGCAAGATACCAGGAGAGCTCGGAAATTGCAGCAGTTTGGTTTGGTTGGATTTGAACAGCAACAGACTCACCGGAGAGATCCCACCTCGACTTGGGAGGCAGATTGGAGCTAAAGCACTGAGCGGAATACTCTCCGGCAATACTTTGGTGTTTGTACGGAATGTGGGAAACTCTTGTAAAGGAGTGGGAGGCTTATTAGAGTTTGCAGGAATCCGACCTGAAAGGCTTCAGCAGGACCCAACATTGAGGACTTGTGACTTCGCCAGATTGTACTCTGGTCCTGTCCTGAGTCTCTTTACAAAATACCAAACACTGGAGTATCTTGATCTATCATACAATCAGCTTCGCGGGAAAATCCCTGAAGAAATGGGGGACATGATTGCGTTGCAAGTTCTTGAGTTATCCCACAACCAGTTATCAGGTGAGATTCCTGCATCACTTGGTCAGCTCAAAGATTTAGGGGTGTTTGATGCATCACATAACAGACTGCAGGGTCATATCCCCGATTCTTTGGAGAACCTATCTTTCTTGGTGCAAATTGACTTGTCCAACAATGAGTTAACCGGAGAAATTCCCTCTAGGGGTCAGCTGAGTACACTTCCTGCTACCCAGTATGCTAACAACCCTGGACTCTGTGGGGTCCCATTGCCCGATTGCCAGAGCAGCAACGACCAACCATCCACGACTCCGAGCGATCAGGATACAGGCAAACAAAGTCGCAGGCCATCAGTTGCATCGTTGGCTAACAGCATTGTCGTGGGGGTTCTGATTTCTCTTGCTTCGGTCTGTGTTCTGATTGTGTGGGCAATTGCAATGCGCACAAGGCGAAAGGAAGCAAAGGAGGTGAAGATGCTTAATCGCTTGCAAGCATCCCATGCGGCATGGAAGATTGACAAAGAGAAAGAACCCTTGAGCATTAATGTTGCAACTTTCCAAAGGCAGTTGAGGAAGCTCAAGTTTTCCCAACTCATTGAGGCAACCAATGGCTTCTCGGCAGATAGTCTTATCGGGTGTGGAGGTTTTGGGGAAGTGTTCAAGGCAACGCTGAAAGACGGGTCAAGTGTTGCAATCAAGAAACTTATACGGCTGAGCTGCCAAGGTGACCGTGAATTCATGGCCGAGATGGAAACTCTGGGGAAGATCAAGCATAGGAATCTTGTGCCCTTATTGGGTTATTGCAAAATTGGCGAAGAGAGGCTGCTAGTATATGAATTCATGGAGTACGGAAGCCTCGAAGAAATGCTCCATGGGAGAACAAAGACCCGTGATAGGCGGATGCTAACATGggaggaaagaaaaaagattgcAAGAGGCGCGGCGAAAGGACTGTGTTTCCTCCATCACAATTGCATTCCTCACATCATACACAGAGATATGAAATCAAGCAATGTATTGTTGGACAACGAAATGGAAGCAAGAGTTTCTGATTTTGGAATGGCAAGGCTCATAAGTGCTCTTGACACGCACTTGAGTGTAAGCACTCTTGCAGGCACTCCTGGTTATGTTCCACCTGAATACTACCAGAGTTTCCGCTGCACTGCAAAGGGTGATGTCTACTCATTTGGGGTTGTCCTCTTGGAGCTTGTGACCGGAAAACGCCCAACAGACAAGGAAGATTTTGGGGACACTAACTTGGTCGGATGGGCGAAGATGAAGGTGAGAGAAGGGAAACAAATGGAAGTGATAGACCAAGAGTTACTTTCAGTAACTAAAGTAACGGATGAAGCAGAAGCTGACGAAGTGAAAGAGATGGTGAGGTATTTAGGAGTGACACTGCAGTGTGTCGACGACTTCCCATCAAAGAGGCCTAACATGTTGCAGGTGGTGGCCATGCTGAGAGAGCTGGTGCCTGGATCAGCAAGTGGAAGTAGTAACAGTGCTTGA